The Siniperca chuatsi isolate FFG_IHB_CAS linkage group LG12, ASM2008510v1, whole genome shotgun sequence genome has a segment encoding these proteins:
- the si:dkey-192g7.3 gene encoding butyrophilin subfamily 3 member A2 produces the protein MWTFLGVLMVLTVSGDEVIEGVLEDSVLLPCNCSDINLNEEFKWQMENPLVLVLKYHSNTANFSGRYKGRAKTFLNKTNNNCSVLLTNITAADQGKYSCRFHRENQYQFLYVNLNVSASYSVCQRAPNNISGDLSVKDFQCDVSGRYGDAEIQWKLDGQLLTNSSTTNITNKYTRNAPAGLYHFHSKLITKLNMTSAPTCEVKAKGISTVISYECGAVNEPVRNPKPEYVVRYIKAIPIMLVLGLSLVLWRRCKFSQSLQRIQEVEAVESG, from the exons GTGATGAAGTGATCGAAGGCGTCTTAGAAGACAGCGTCCTTCTGCCATGCAACTGCTCAGATATAAATTTGAACGAGGAGTTTAAGTGGCAGATGGAAAACCCGCTGGTTCTGGTGCTCAAATACCACAGTAACACTGCAAACTTCAGTGGCAGATACAAGGGCAGGgccaaaacatttctgaataaGACCAACAATAACTGCTCTGTTCTCCTAACCAACATCACAGCGGCTGACCAGGGGAAATACTCGTGCCGTTTTCACCGTGAAAACCAATACCAGTTTTTATATGTAAATCTTAACGTTTCTG CGAGCTACAGTGTTTGTCAGCGCGCTCCCAACAACATCAGTGGCGATTTAAGCGTGAAGGATTTCCAGTGTGATGTAAGTGGACGCTATGGAGACGCTGAGATTCAGTGGAAATTGGATGGACAGCTTCTTACAAATTCATCCACAACAAACATAACCAACAAATACACCCGAAATGCTCCTGCTGGCCTCTACCATTTCCACAGCAAACTCATCACTAAACTCAACATGACCTCAGCCCCTACATGTGAGGTCAAGGCCAAAGGCATATCAACTGTCATCAGCTATGAGTGCGGGGCAGTGAATG AACCAGTTAGAAATCCAAAACCAGAATATGTCGTGAGATACATAAAAGCCATTCCCATTATGTTGGTGCTCGGATTGTCCCTGGTCTTGTGGCGCCGTTGTAAATTCTCACA GAGTTTACAGAGGATACAAGAGGTGGAGGCAGTGGAAAGTGGTTAG
- the piga gene encoding phosphatidylinositol N-acetylglucosaminyltransferase subunit A isoform X3, translating into MGQRRRAAAVNNPSSHRVSGAPAEVARVPSRKHNICMVMYNQSTATTCFHSLPLLRCVFVRECITVVHAHSSFSAMGHDALFHAKTMGLNTVFTDHSLFGFADVSSVLTNKLLTVTLCDTSHIVCVSYTSKENTVLRAALNPEIVSVIPNAVDPTDFTPDPSQRQDDRITIVVVSRLVYRKGIDLLGGIIPELCLKHPDLHFLIGGEGPKRIVLEEVREKYQLHERVRLLGALEHKDVRRVLVQGHIFLNTSLTEAFCMAILEGASCGLQVVSTRVGGIPEVLPEDLITLCEPTVRSLCAGLETVIARQRSGSVPSPASIHASVENLYTWRNVAERTEKVYDRVAGEEVLPLDRRLRRLRAHCGPVAGSIFAFVAVLDFLFLLLLQWLVPDRVMDVAVDASGPQGLWRQEPSCKVRAPSKSAMKRAAEPESSS; encoded by the exons ATGGGCCAGCGAAGGAGAGCAGCAGCTGTGAATAACCCTTCGTCTCATAGAGTCTCTGGAGCTCCTGCAGAGGTTGCCAGGGTCCCCAGCAGGAAGCACAACATCTGCATG GTGATGTACAACCAGTCCACAGCCACCACCTGCTTCCACAGTCTCCCACTGCTGCGCTGTGTGTTTGTAAGGGAATGCATCACTGTGGTGCATGCACACAGCTCGTTCTCTGCCATGGGCCATGATGCACTGTTCCACGCTAAGACCATGGGCCTTAACACG GTATTCACTGACCACTCACTCTTTGGCTTTGCTGATGTGAGCTCTGTGCTGACCAACAAGCTTCTGactgtgacgctgtgtgacacCAGCCACATTGTGTGCGTGTCATACACCAGTAAGGAGAACACAGTGCTCCGTGCAGCACTCAACCCAGAGATAGTGTCTGTTATTCCCAACGCTGTTGACCCGACGGACTTCACCCCTGACCCCTCCCAGCGCCAAGACGACAGGATCACTATTGTTGTGGTCAGCCGTCTTGTCTACCGTAAAG GAATTGATCTTCTTGGTGGAATAATCCCAGAGCTCTGTCTCAAACATCCAGATCTGCATTTCCTGATTGGTGGAGAGGGGCCAAAGAGAATTGTCCTggaggaagtgagagagaaataCCAACTACATGAAAG GGTGCGTCTGCTGGGGGCTTTGGAGCATAAAGATGTTCGTAGAGTTCTGGTGCAGGGTCACATCTTCCTCAACACATCTCTGACTGAAGCGTTCTGCATGGCCATTTTAGAAGGAGCCAGCTGTGGACTGCAG GTGGTCAGCACTCGTGTGGGGGGCATTCCTGAGGTGTTACCTGAGGACTTGATTACCTTGTGTGAGCCTACTGTGCGGTCATTGTGTGCTGGTCTGGAGACGGTCATTGCCCGGCAGCGTTCAGGATCCGTCCCCTCCCCCGCCTCTATCCACGCTTCCGTGGAAAATCTCTACACCTGGAGAAACGTTGCCGAGAGGACTGAAAAG GTGTATGACCGAGTAGCTGGAGAGGAGGTGCTTCCCCTGGACAGACGGTTACGAAGGCTGAGGGCTCACTGCGGCCCTGTGGCTGGCtccatttttgcatttgtagctgTTTTagacttcctcttcctgctgcttcTGCAGTGGTTGGTGCCAGATCGGGTCATGGACGTCGCTGTGGACGCCAGCGGACCTCAAGGACTATGGAGGCAGGAACCAAGCTGTAAAGTCAGAGCTCCTTCTAAAAGTGCCATGAAGCGAGCAGCAGAGCCGGAAAGTTCATCATAG
- the piga gene encoding phosphatidylinositol N-acetylglucosaminyltransferase subunit A isoform X1, translating into MGQRRRAAAVNNPSSHRVSGAPAEVARVPSRKHNICMVSDFFYPNMGGVESHIYQLSQCLIEKGHKVVIVTHAYGRRKGVRYLTNGLKVYYLPLQVMYNQSTATTCFHSLPLLRCVFVRECITVVHAHSSFSAMGHDALFHAKTMGLNTVFTDHSLFGFADVSSVLTNKLLTVTLCDTSHIVCVSYTSKENTVLRAALNPEIVSVIPNAVDPTDFTPDPSQRQDDRITIVVVSRLVYRKGIDLLGGIIPELCLKHPDLHFLIGGEGPKRIVLEEVREKYQLHERVRLLGALEHKDVRRVLVQGHIFLNTSLTEAFCMAILEGASCGLQVVSTRVGGIPEVLPEDLITLCEPTVRSLCAGLETVIARQRSGSVPSPASIHASVENLYTWRNVAERTEKVYDRVAGEEVLPLDRRLRRLRAHCGPVAGSIFAFVAVLDFLFLLLLQWLVPDRVMDVAVDASGPQGLWRQEPSCKVRAPSKSAMKRAAEPESSS; encoded by the exons ATGGGCCAGCGAAGGAGAGCAGCAGCTGTGAATAACCCTTCGTCTCATAGAGTCTCTGGAGCTCCTGCAGAGGTTGCCAGGGTCCCCAGCAGGAAGCACAACATCTGCATGGTGTCTGACTTCTTCTATCCGAATATGGGAGGAGTAGAAAGTCACATTTACCAGCTATCACAGTGTTTGATTGAAAAGGGACACAAGGTGGTGATTGTCACCCATGCCTATGGCAGGAGGAAGGGTGTCAGGTACTTGACCAACGGACTGAAGGTCTACTACCTCCCCCTGCAGGTGATGTACAACCAGTCCACAGCCACCACCTGCTTCCACAGTCTCCCACTGCTGCGCTGTGTGTTTGTAAGGGAATGCATCACTGTGGTGCATGCACACAGCTCGTTCTCTGCCATGGGCCATGATGCACTGTTCCACGCTAAGACCATGGGCCTTAACACG GTATTCACTGACCACTCACTCTTTGGCTTTGCTGATGTGAGCTCTGTGCTGACCAACAAGCTTCTGactgtgacgctgtgtgacacCAGCCACATTGTGTGCGTGTCATACACCAGTAAGGAGAACACAGTGCTCCGTGCAGCACTCAACCCAGAGATAGTGTCTGTTATTCCCAACGCTGTTGACCCGACGGACTTCACCCCTGACCCCTCCCAGCGCCAAGACGACAGGATCACTATTGTTGTGGTCAGCCGTCTTGTCTACCGTAAAG GAATTGATCTTCTTGGTGGAATAATCCCAGAGCTCTGTCTCAAACATCCAGATCTGCATTTCCTGATTGGTGGAGAGGGGCCAAAGAGAATTGTCCTggaggaagtgagagagaaataCCAACTACATGAAAG GGTGCGTCTGCTGGGGGCTTTGGAGCATAAAGATGTTCGTAGAGTTCTGGTGCAGGGTCACATCTTCCTCAACACATCTCTGACTGAAGCGTTCTGCATGGCCATTTTAGAAGGAGCCAGCTGTGGACTGCAG GTGGTCAGCACTCGTGTGGGGGGCATTCCTGAGGTGTTACCTGAGGACTTGATTACCTTGTGTGAGCCTACTGTGCGGTCATTGTGTGCTGGTCTGGAGACGGTCATTGCCCGGCAGCGTTCAGGATCCGTCCCCTCCCCCGCCTCTATCCACGCTTCCGTGGAAAATCTCTACACCTGGAGAAACGTTGCCGAGAGGACTGAAAAG GTGTATGACCGAGTAGCTGGAGAGGAGGTGCTTCCCCTGGACAGACGGTTACGAAGGCTGAGGGCTCACTGCGGCCCTGTGGCTGGCtccatttttgcatttgtagctgTTTTagacttcctcttcctgctgcttcTGCAGTGGTTGGTGCCAGATCGGGTCATGGACGTCGCTGTGGACGCCAGCGGACCTCAAGGACTATGGAGGCAGGAACCAAGCTGTAAAGTCAGAGCTCCTTCTAAAAGTGCCATGAAGCGAGCAGCAGAGCCGGAAAGTTCATCATAG
- the piga gene encoding phosphatidylinositol N-acetylglucosaminyltransferase subunit A isoform X2 produces MGQRRRAAAVNNPSSHRVSGAPAEVARVPSRKHNICMVSDFFYPNMGGVESHIYQLSQCLIEKGHKVVIVTHAYGRRKGVRYLTNGLKVYYLPLQVMYNQSTATTCFHSLPLLRCVFVRECITVVHAHSSFSAMGHDALFHAKTMGLNTVFTDHSLFGFADVSSVLTNKLLTVTLCDTSHIVCVSYTSKENTVLRAALNPEIVSVIPNAVDPTDFTPDPSQRQDDRITIVVVSRLVYRKDLHFLIGGEGPKRIVLEEVREKYQLHERVRLLGALEHKDVRRVLVQGHIFLNTSLTEAFCMAILEGASCGLQVVSTRVGGIPEVLPEDLITLCEPTVRSLCAGLETVIARQRSGSVPSPASIHASVENLYTWRNVAERTEKVYDRVAGEEVLPLDRRLRRLRAHCGPVAGSIFAFVAVLDFLFLLLLQWLVPDRVMDVAVDASGPQGLWRQEPSCKVRAPSKSAMKRAAEPESSS; encoded by the exons ATGGGCCAGCGAAGGAGAGCAGCAGCTGTGAATAACCCTTCGTCTCATAGAGTCTCTGGAGCTCCTGCAGAGGTTGCCAGGGTCCCCAGCAGGAAGCACAACATCTGCATGGTGTCTGACTTCTTCTATCCGAATATGGGAGGAGTAGAAAGTCACATTTACCAGCTATCACAGTGTTTGATTGAAAAGGGACACAAGGTGGTGATTGTCACCCATGCCTATGGCAGGAGGAAGGGTGTCAGGTACTTGACCAACGGACTGAAGGTCTACTACCTCCCCCTGCAGGTGATGTACAACCAGTCCACAGCCACCACCTGCTTCCACAGTCTCCCACTGCTGCGCTGTGTGTTTGTAAGGGAATGCATCACTGTGGTGCATGCACACAGCTCGTTCTCTGCCATGGGCCATGATGCACTGTTCCACGCTAAGACCATGGGCCTTAACACG GTATTCACTGACCACTCACTCTTTGGCTTTGCTGATGTGAGCTCTGTGCTGACCAACAAGCTTCTGactgtgacgctgtgtgacacCAGCCACATTGTGTGCGTGTCATACACCAGTAAGGAGAACACAGTGCTCCGTGCAGCACTCAACCCAGAGATAGTGTCTGTTATTCCCAACGCTGTTGACCCGACGGACTTCACCCCTGACCCCTCCCAGCGCCAAGACGACAGGATCACTATTGTTGTGGTCAGCCGTCTTGTCTACCGTAAAG ATCTGCATTTCCTGATTGGTGGAGAGGGGCCAAAGAGAATTGTCCTggaggaagtgagagagaaataCCAACTACATGAAAG GGTGCGTCTGCTGGGGGCTTTGGAGCATAAAGATGTTCGTAGAGTTCTGGTGCAGGGTCACATCTTCCTCAACACATCTCTGACTGAAGCGTTCTGCATGGCCATTTTAGAAGGAGCCAGCTGTGGACTGCAG GTGGTCAGCACTCGTGTGGGGGGCATTCCTGAGGTGTTACCTGAGGACTTGATTACCTTGTGTGAGCCTACTGTGCGGTCATTGTGTGCTGGTCTGGAGACGGTCATTGCCCGGCAGCGTTCAGGATCCGTCCCCTCCCCCGCCTCTATCCACGCTTCCGTGGAAAATCTCTACACCTGGAGAAACGTTGCCGAGAGGACTGAAAAG GTGTATGACCGAGTAGCTGGAGAGGAGGTGCTTCCCCTGGACAGACGGTTACGAAGGCTGAGGGCTCACTGCGGCCCTGTGGCTGGCtccatttttgcatttgtagctgTTTTagacttcctcttcctgctgcttcTGCAGTGGTTGGTGCCAGATCGGGTCATGGACGTCGCTGTGGACGCCAGCGGACCTCAAGGACTATGGAGGCAGGAACCAAGCTGTAAAGTCAGAGCTCCTTCTAAAAGTGCCATGAAGCGAGCAGCAGAGCCGGAAAGTTCATCATAG
- the piga gene encoding phosphatidylinositol N-acetylglucosaminyltransferase subunit A isoform X4: MYNQSTATTCFHSLPLLRCVFVRECITVVHAHSSFSAMGHDALFHAKTMGLNTVFTDHSLFGFADVSSVLTNKLLTVTLCDTSHIVCVSYTSKENTVLRAALNPEIVSVIPNAVDPTDFTPDPSQRQDDRITIVVVSRLVYRKGIDLLGGIIPELCLKHPDLHFLIGGEGPKRIVLEEVREKYQLHERVRLLGALEHKDVRRVLVQGHIFLNTSLTEAFCMAILEGASCGLQVVSTRVGGIPEVLPEDLITLCEPTVRSLCAGLETVIARQRSGSVPSPASIHASVENLYTWRNVAERTEKVYDRVAGEEVLPLDRRLRRLRAHCGPVAGSIFAFVAVLDFLFLLLLQWLVPDRVMDVAVDASGPQGLWRQEPSCKVRAPSKSAMKRAAEPESSS; this comes from the exons ATGTACAACCAGTCCACAGCCACCACCTGCTTCCACAGTCTCCCACTGCTGCGCTGTGTGTTTGTAAGGGAATGCATCACTGTGGTGCATGCACACAGCTCGTTCTCTGCCATGGGCCATGATGCACTGTTCCACGCTAAGACCATGGGCCTTAACACG GTATTCACTGACCACTCACTCTTTGGCTTTGCTGATGTGAGCTCTGTGCTGACCAACAAGCTTCTGactgtgacgctgtgtgacacCAGCCACATTGTGTGCGTGTCATACACCAGTAAGGAGAACACAGTGCTCCGTGCAGCACTCAACCCAGAGATAGTGTCTGTTATTCCCAACGCTGTTGACCCGACGGACTTCACCCCTGACCCCTCCCAGCGCCAAGACGACAGGATCACTATTGTTGTGGTCAGCCGTCTTGTCTACCGTAAAG GAATTGATCTTCTTGGTGGAATAATCCCAGAGCTCTGTCTCAAACATCCAGATCTGCATTTCCTGATTGGTGGAGAGGGGCCAAAGAGAATTGTCCTggaggaagtgagagagaaataCCAACTACATGAAAG GGTGCGTCTGCTGGGGGCTTTGGAGCATAAAGATGTTCGTAGAGTTCTGGTGCAGGGTCACATCTTCCTCAACACATCTCTGACTGAAGCGTTCTGCATGGCCATTTTAGAAGGAGCCAGCTGTGGACTGCAG GTGGTCAGCACTCGTGTGGGGGGCATTCCTGAGGTGTTACCTGAGGACTTGATTACCTTGTGTGAGCCTACTGTGCGGTCATTGTGTGCTGGTCTGGAGACGGTCATTGCCCGGCAGCGTTCAGGATCCGTCCCCTCCCCCGCCTCTATCCACGCTTCCGTGGAAAATCTCTACACCTGGAGAAACGTTGCCGAGAGGACTGAAAAG GTGTATGACCGAGTAGCTGGAGAGGAGGTGCTTCCCCTGGACAGACGGTTACGAAGGCTGAGGGCTCACTGCGGCCCTGTGGCTGGCtccatttttgcatttgtagctgTTTTagacttcctcttcctgctgcttcTGCAGTGGTTGGTGCCAGATCGGGTCATGGACGTCGCTGTGGACGCCAGCGGACCTCAAGGACTATGGAGGCAGGAACCAAGCTGTAAAGTCAGAGCTCCTTCTAAAAGTGCCATGAAGCGAGCAGCAGAGCCGGAAAGTTCATCATAG
- the asb11 gene encoding ankyrin repeat and SOCS box protein 11, with protein sequence MAAVQTEVSLYSQPWQRPLYIYGGLACNSLMADSWSDRTPLHEAAYQGRLLHLRSLIAQGFHVDTLSMDRVSPLHEACLGGHYACAKFLLDNGANVEAVSTDGATPLFNSCSSGSAACVRLVLQHSASIHTPYELASPIHEAAKKGHRECLELLLSYGAHIDMELPVVGTPLYSACMARAAACVGVLLHSGADVRIGCGQDSPLHAAVRGGGANIVDLLLDFGADGCCRNAEGKTPLDLSSPNSAVRIVLQKRGPCSLSQLCRLCIRRSLGRSRLHGASSLFLPHSIKDFLLYQ encoded by the exons atgGCTGCTGTTCAAACAGAGGTTTCCCTGTACTCACAACCTTGGCAGAGGCCCCTGTACATCTATGGGGGGTTGGCGTGCAACTCACTGATGGCTG ATTCCTGGTCGGACAGAACTCCTCTCCATGAAGCCGCCTACCAAGGCAGACTGCTACACCTGAGAAGCCTCATCGCTCAG GGCTTTCATGTAGACACACTCAGCATGGACAGAGTCTCTCCTCTCCATGAAGCTTGCCTTGGTGGCCATTATGCTTGTGCCAAGTTCCTGCTGGACAATGGCGCAAAT GTGGAGGCAGTATCAACAGATGGCGCCACACCTCTCTTCAACTCCTGCAGCAGCGGGAGTGCTGCTTGTGTCAGGCTCGTCTTGCAGCACAGTGCCTCCATCCACACCCCCTACGAGCTGGCATCACCCATCCACGAGGCCGCTAAGaaag GTCACAGAGAgtgtctggagctgctgctgtcgTATGGCGCTCATATCGACATGGAGCTGCCAGTGGTGGGGACGCCGCTGTATTCTGCCTGCATGGCCCGGGCTGCAGCCTGTGTAGGGGTGCTGCTACACTCAG gAGCAGATGTTCGAATAGGATGTGGGCAGGACAGTCCTTTACATGCTGCAGTTCGAGGTGGAGGAGCCAACATAGTGGATCTTCTGCTGGACTTTGGGGCTGATGGGTGTTGTAGGAACGCAGAGGGAAAGACTCCTCTGGATCTGTCGTCGCCAAACAGCGCAGTTAGAATTGTACTGCAGAAAAGGG GTCcctgctctctgtctcagctctgTCGGTTATGTATTCGCCGAAGTCTGGGAAGGAGTCGTCTCCACGGAGCTTCCAGCCTCTTTCTTCCTCACAGTATCAAGGACTTCCTCCTCTACCAATGA